In Gambusia affinis linkage group LG20, SWU_Gaff_1.0, whole genome shotgun sequence, the genomic window GTCTGCTGACTTTCAGCGCGCTGAGAAACTTAGGAAACATTTTAGTCATGTGGAATAATTAGGACACCCTGCCGTTACTTTCTGATTCATTTTAGCAAAACTGAGAcattaaagttacatttataaaaaaaaaatatgtttttacatatttgctaagACTGTCtccatgtcatgacagtttgttgtgagataatctgtgaaagatCATCTCCTCCTGAGTTATCACTgatttctgcagaaacaaaccaCTCCCatcaaaaacagccaatcagagtcaggaggaggggcttaacGCTGCCAATCAATCTCATGTTCTTACGAGAAACacctgttacaggaaaaccatttatccaccATCATTGGAAGCTATGCCAACTAGCTTGAGCATTCACAGcatgctatgctagctgcaaCTTAttagattgtgattgacagcgctaagacccgcctccagACTGTCAGTGGTTGGTTCTAGCTAGTTGATTCTTTTCTagtgagaaataaaagaacaacCAACATTTATTCAGATCCTGGCTATCGATGACAGAACGTCACATTTAGGAGATTGTCCTGTTTAAACAGGACAATCACAAATCCAAAAAGTTACCCAAATAATGCTTTACCAAGCATCCAATCCATCCTAAAGATCCAAAATGGCTGACATGTGTAATCAGCTGCACCTGGTTACCAAACTCCATTGTTGTTTTGCTCCTGCAAAAGTCATgagctcacttcctgtttcctcacTTCCTCTATGAGACTCAGATCTGTTTGAGAAGTTTTTATATCGTCAGAAGGAATCGCTCTGATTGCCATTCACGCTCCAGTCCGGTAGGTGGCGGTAAGTTGGTTTGTCAACAGTAAAAACCtaaaagaaggagaagaagaagaagtggcTTTTGGACTTTCAAAAATACCTTCCTACGCACAATAAGCggtgagttaattttttttcagtattattAGTAAAGCCTCTCAttgttttaactgtttaaccAATTTTACAAATTCAGTTTCCAACCTTTCGTTTCGCCAGTTATAAAGCTAACTGTTAGCTCAGCGCTGCCAGCTGCACCCGATCTCCATCATAAAACAAGATTTGGAAATCAAGGTTTTTTATAGTTTAATGATTTTATGTGCTTTGTATTAAGATGCAAACAAATTGTTCATTTTAGTATATTTagttttgtggattttcttttgaaaacaaggttgaagctaaagctaaagtaaacatctgttttggttaaattttttgtttaatcttttctttgttagtcagattttatttttgaatgatttAATATACCTATgaaatttctatattttattacgattgtttattttgaacagacaataaaaagtaaaatcagaagaaaactgaaatgttattttttattgattttgttctAAAAGCAGGTAGAtgttattattttgaataattgCTGATGCCTTTTGAGTCGGTAGGAACAGttgacttttaaacatttttattattttgttggtCTGAATTGAAGCTGAAATGCTttatagttttagtttatttatttatttttgctctgatttaaatacaaaccatttttttcataaacttgTGGTTGTGGTCAGGAGTGTCCAGTTTGGCTTTGGGCTCCTCCAGAAATGAAAGTATCCTGTTTACTGATGAAAACCGctcaattcaaataaaaatttgaggTAAACAGTATTTATTAGCACTTCACACGGTTTTAATGTCGTTCCATCTGCTGGTGAGCACATGAGTCACGCCTTGtaatctgtttgtgttgctgctgcttcttAGCAACACAACAATTAGCAAATCCCTCAGATTTCCCAGCCTGCACCTGAAAAACACTCCACTGCGTTGTGACAAATTGTTGGTTTGACGTCCAACGTCAGGTTTATTCCAACCAGGacagtttttgatttatttaaaaactgaaataaatttatttaaaaactttgattaaatttgatttaatcaaatttattgtgatttattgcAGCTGCTGCCGTTAAACTTTAAATCAGTATATCGTCTCTATCGCCTTGTTGTATCTTGAAAGGATGGAAACGTTTTCATGCTGAAGCAGGACGAACTCAACAGGAAGAGGATCGCGTCCTGACCTCTGAGGTCAGCAGCTCGGAcctgcttcctgtctgctcTCCGCTGacattttatctgcttttcctgcttttgaataaaatcaactttttagaCATGCAGGCATTTTAAAAGCTTAACCTAAGTTATAGTCTAATTTCTACTCTAATTTAATTTCTCCAGGTAAATTCAAAGGCACTAATTAGAgctagtttttttgtttagcactttagcattttgCTAACCCAAAAACATTTAGCGCGTTTAGTTCCTGAAGCCTTAATTTCTTTAGTTTATTCCACATAAGCTATATGATGAATAATCCAACATGTGTATTGAAATCTTGGTTACTGACTGTTAAAAGTTCTTCAAGTAGTTCAAGatttatattcatgcttttattttgaagttgtttatGCAGCATTTCCGTTTCCTTTCTTGTTCTTCCGTTTTTAGGAAAACTTTATTGAGTAAGTGGGAAGTGTACAACACAGCTAGAGGTGCTAATTGAACAAATGAATGCAGTAATTCACATATATGAATTGTTTTGGTGCATtaagaaacttttaattttacccACAATGCATGGCTGTTGCAAATTTAACCCTGTGAACGGTGGTCATGTTGTATCCTGTCAACACGGTTGAAGTTAGTGCGTTAGggtgttagcattagcacagcTAATATTTATGGTAAGTTCGTTAGGGTTAGCATAGCTAATGTTTTAGTTATCGATGCTCTCCACTGGTTTTAGctttgcactttaaaaaaaatacctgaacaggcaaattttccacaaataatctGTTCTGTTCCAGAGTTAAATCTCTGAATTTGTGTCAGTTTATTAGCGAGCGATGTGAATCATTCATCCTGAAGTGACCCAGTTTGGTTCCGTTCTGTGAGTCCAGTTAGATTCTGGTACCAGAACTGGGATCAGCTGGTTACAATGATTCTACACTCTGGAGGAGGATTTATCGCTGGCATGAATCTGGACCAAACCAGCTGGCTGTGTGTCTGAGACCAGGCTTGCCACCTTTGACCCCTGACCCCTCAGGGTCCTCATGCAGGATTCGGTCAGGCTGATCGATCCATCATGTGAATCCTTACTGACTGTTCCCAAACCTTTGGCTCAGGTGTTGTCAAGGAAACGGGCCGACCAAAGAACCAAAGAACTGTTGATCTGCCTCTCAGAAACCAGTTCATCAGGAATTGTTACTTTTTAGtctttattatataaaataattttaaaaagaataaatgaaatcaGGGACTCTTGGTGTCACATTTTATGTGACGGGATCAAAGCCACTGGGAAAAAACAATCtgacttaaatttttttcttttgaatattaaacccccccgcccccccgcaatttcatattttaatctaaaaatttagattttcagaTCAGAATTCTGATATTTGGTCCTCATGACTCAGaatattaaagtcagaattctgagaaaaaatcagaattgattttgttttggccTTAATCATCTTCTGTACATTTTAAAGTTGGACTCcagatttttgtataaaataaatccaagtttattttatacatttcatttagatatgattgtgtttttatgaaataaagatttgaagcctaatttttaaaatttccctcAGATGCGACCGCTGGCGGGCCTGAAGGATGGAGACCGGAGCAGAACCTGTCTGACCACATGAAGTAGGAAAAGCAGCACatcctctgttttctctgaagTTAGCAGCTTTCTGTCCCCCCTCCCCGCCTGTTTCTGCGTgcctctcctttctctctcctgcTGCAACCCAACATAAACAACTTCTGTCCTGAAGCATGTCAGCTATTTGCTCAGAAAAGCTTTTGGACGCcgttcagagtccctgaagggaGGCAAGATTACAAATTTAGAGCTTTTCACAATCTCCCTCCcactgttttccatttttcttggTCTAAGCTTGTGTTTCTTCTCTAAACTCTCTCACGACTCGATCGTTTCTCACTGATTTGAGTTTTGTCACCTTCAGATCTGACCTTTTGTTCCTGCTGCTCTGGTCAGTTTTACCATATAGAGCCTCTGGGTTCCTGTCTTGTTTGCAGATTTGTCAGAAACCTTCATCACTTTGCTCTGATTAAGGCTCAGCCTGACCAGCGTTTGGTTCACACAGACTCCCAAACAATCCCAGTTTGGCATTTGCTTATCTCAGGCCTGTTTGGGAGAGCTTTTCCTAGAGTAATGACCcagagtgtttgttttcttgacagCAAGAACGCATGAAATAAGAACTTGATGTGAGTGATCAGGGTCGGGATGCAGAACGTTGGAATTAAACAGCTTGTTTCTGGAAAACAGATGCATGAAATGAGCaggaaacagaagaacaaacaTCCCCTTCATACTTGTAGAGTTAGCTAGCATAAAGCACAACCAGGTGAATAACGAATGTTTTTCAGGTTACACACTCAGgtacagtgatccctcgccacttcgcggttcacttatcgcggattcgctatttcgcaGATTtttataatgcatttttttttttttttggtgcattgtgctctgcattctgattcgctaaaaactcactcccgcttcttgtatcaaaacatgctacgaattgtgctatcattttgtcgtctcgTGCAGTTATATGTACgcataaaaacaacagcaaattaacattaagttggccaaattatcttgtaatttcgaaCATCTCCTAAACCCATAATGTCGACGAAACGGCCTGGACCGACAAAAGCAccttgctaattgtaaaaaaaaaaaaagttttctatttcgcggatttcacttatcgcgggtcattttcggaacgtaacccccgcgataaacgagggattactgtaaaCTACAGGTGGGATGTTGACTTGGACAGCTGCGCAAAAATCAGTTAATCAAGTTAAAGGACCAGGTAGTTTAAAAGAAAGCTAATAAAAAGGACTGAATGTAGTTAAAATACGTTTATAAGCTGATGACACTGTTGTTTCTAAAGTAGTCTGGTCAGATACGCAGGAGCAGCAGGGAgatcatttttctctgtttgtagATTAGATATTTAGTTTCTTCTAACTAATTGTTTAGTTAgaagctaattatttagttgGCTAATGAGTTTGAATGTTAATTAACCTTTTAGCTccatatttaatttgagctcaATTTTTAGCGTAGTAGCCAAATattatttagcttgctagctatacatgtttggtttgtagctaaatgtttagttttctaGCTGAATAGTATTTAGcttggagctaaatgtttagcatgAAACTGACATCTATAGATTAATAAATAACGTGgtgaaaacatgactttgaaaCATGAAGGCCATTTTTGTCTGTCgggttaaataaaataaatgattattattttgtgtgtaacTTTACAAGCGGCTCCTCCTGGAAACCTGCAGCCAAACGCTGATGTTggtctttaaaaacacacttcAGAGTTCAGTTGATCTTTTCGTTgtgtttcagctgcaggttcCTCTGCAGACGCGTTTcgctgttttgttgttctgctcACAGTCAAAGGCTAATTTTATCAGCCTAACAAAGGAGAGCAGGGGTCAGGCGGGGTCAAGACGGGAAGAGGAACGGCAGATTTTCCTTCCTGGAGCCACCCATCGTTTTCTGGAGCCACAGATTTTCCCCTGAAGAGATTCTGATAAAAATATcttattcaaataatttaatctcactGAAAAGCTTCATATTTAACAATCGCTAACATCCAAACCTGCTTCCTGCCATCAGTAGGTGTGTGAGGAGAGAAGGCGTTACAGAGAACGAGAGAAAATTTATCTTCAAAACCAGAGAAATAtcctaaaatagttttttatgaAGGGATATTTCTTCAGCCTCTGCACCCAACGCTTTAAATGTGAGTCAGTCTGCTAACGGACGTACCTACAGAAGATTTGATCTAAAGATTTCAGGTAATGAAATTACACACAGTAGTTTGTAAAAGGTCCGTTCTGAAACGGTGCCAGACGTTTATCAGTGACTTTCTGCAAAcaagttcagtttgtttggcTAAAGTTCAGAATGTTTCTGGTTTGATTCTCAGAGACAGAAGAGTTAAATATAAAGAGGTGAAATGCTGGTCATCCCTCCGTTTCTATGAAAAAATGAAGGTTTTCTagaaagaaattagaaatttttGAGTTTAACAAGTTAAAAATTggctagaaaaagaaaacagaacatttttagattaatctcagaaattttcacgtatttgtttaaaaaattaattttattacttttgaaaCTTGTAAATGAATGTAAACAGTGTTTACATCGGGCAGCTGCTGACTTCCTGCTGTGAGTCGatgagttttctgttttttctgctcCGTTAGCGTCTGGATAAACATGAAACGTTTCTAGAAACTATTTttcatctgcagagaaacaaacagaaacaaaacaaggagcAGAAACGACAACGtcctgctgacctttgacctgctgtaAAGAGACAGCAACTCACATTACTcatccaaccgtccatccaACTGATCATCCATCCGTCCAGATTACCATGAAAACATGATTATTATCCATAGTTACTGgtaatctgaattattatccagttattttatttttgggaagATGAGATAAATCTTTTTGGActcattttgctttaaatatctagtagtttcttcttctgaacTTGGAGTGTAAACATTGTATTCCTAAATGTGAAAACCAGACGACGTCGCAGCGTTTCCAGGCTGAGTGATGTCACAGACGACCGGCCAGAAACCTCGGCTGGAAATCCCCGCCGCcggttttattttactgactcCGCCCTCCGTCGTTGTGCTGCGGGGTCGTGGGGTTGCGACGCCCATGAGCTTCCTGACAGGAGCGGGGGCCGGGTTCCCCCCGAGCGGCCCCGCGCCGCCTGGAGGGCCGCCGCTGTTTGTTTGCTCTGCGGCGTTTCCGTGAATTCTGGCCCAGCAGGAAGCGGGACAATGGACCATTGTAGGAAAAtactttctgctgctgcaagaCCCGACAGAAAGAcggacagacaggaggacagagaAACTTTATGTCGCCTTGGTGACCTTTGACTCCTCCAGGTTtaccttaaaggggcagtattatgtgtctTCCAGGCACATCCTGTCATCCATCCtttcatccatcaatcatccatccatctgtccatggACTTTAGCAAgattaccttcagttgttatttaAATACTATATATACAAAATATGATACATGTAAAGGAGTTAAATTCAAGGATTTAACTCCTTGAatttgggtctctgtctctttaaaaactcctgctcttcctgaagctccgcctccaggaagtcgttccaacatggctcctctattaaccctttaacgtttttactcctataatgagctctttgctaattgctgctggctagtctggaggaactgagtgggggaggagctgcgcctcagaggcggggctaggtccatccaGGCTCCCTGGACAGctggatggttgccatggagattaaagtgTTTCTCAAACATTAAGTGAACTGCAGTAAATTCTCAGGTTTTTGTTCCTGAAACTCTGCTCAGGTTTCTGCGTTCAGGTAAAAACTTAAACCGACGCAAAGAAGGAATGAAGAGATCAGGCGGAAAGAGCTGCTGAATGCGACGTGTCACAGAGCCGCCGTGGTGTAAACTGTATGAACCGCTGTGTTTACTTGACCTTTCCACAGAGCGGTGACCTCTAGAGCTGTGATAAAAGAAACCGTGAGCCCAGAGTGTTAACGTGGTGAGGAATGTCTGCCTGAGCCGTGGGGCTCCCTGCAGGAGCATGACTGACCCTGCATGTACtggcttcacacacacacacacacacacatgcatacacacacagacctacacacacacacacacagacagctgCACACTTTTACTGCAGCTTTGCAATCAGAGCGTCATTATTTAATGGCagcagtcataaacattcattaaGATTCCTTCATGTTCATGCCCGTCTCATGCTAACCCTGCAAATAATGagttaccaaatatttttagaaaagcgTTAAAGATCGGCAGTCGgcctgaaaactgcaatcggtgcattAAACCAAATGTCTGAGCTGCTGGAGCTTCATGaagcttcctgtttctgtcttcAAGGTTCTGGTTGGTTCGCTGGGTAGCATTCCTCTGACTGagccaacaggaagtcagtccTGCAACCTTCCTGACGTTGATTTCTGGAGCGCCATCTTGGCCGTAAATCTTCCTGTTTCAGCCGTTTATAGACGCGTCCACTCAGACGGCCGGCCGCTCGCTGCACACACTGTCCTCAGAGAAACCCAGACAGTTTCTGCAGCTTTCCACCAGAGTTAAAACCGgctgctgcaaaaataaaggaTTGGCTGACAGAGCAGAAGGAGACTCAGTCTGCCCTGAAGCTCTACTGTCTTctgaacgtgtgtgtgtgtgtgtgtgtgtgacagagttTACAGCCAGTCCAGCAGATTTCGTCAGAGCTGGGCAGAGCAAGCTAAAATTAAACTCAAGGATGTTTTGTCACTTGGgccaaaaatagtttttacactcaacaaattaaatatgtaaaacttaaatgaaactaaataatCGGATCTGATGATGGAAAAGGATGTGCAGAATAGTCTGGAAGTGAATTTGTGTATTAGTTGAGTATTAAGCTCTGATGTCAGTATTTAGTTTgaatcataaatatttattaatgtatgAATAAGATGATATAAAAGGtaatttgtctctttttgaTCCTGTTGTGTTTAGCAGACTTGTAGCTCATTGTGGTTCTGACTGAAAGTCACTAAACTGATGATTTTCTATTTCCTGGAAAACATCATTAAAACATGGATCCATTATCAGAagattttgtaataattttgcattaattaGCTGTACAGTCTGCGGGCCACATATGGCCCCCGCACCACACTTTGAACAcctctgctgcagttttcttttttaaggtCAGAATATAAACTCTTCACATTCGCGCgtttaaaacctttttcccACTGTTACTATGGCAACCGGCGGGCCGATTCCTCAGcaggagcagaaacaaaacGACGGAGACGTTCTCTCTGCCAGGCTCTAACGGTTCAGAACGGCTGCAGGCGGAAAATATTTGGAGCACAAAGCAGTGAGTCATAAACCAGAGCGAACAAAAACCCAGAACCTAAAACATCTGAGGCTTTTTCTGGGCCCATTTGGTTCTTCTGGTCGGCCTGAACCCGATTCATTCTGGTTTTACCATGGTTTACTCTCCATCGGGCCGGACTGAAGCGCATGCTGcctgcggcggcggcggcggcagcagcaggcGTCGTTTCATGGCTGAAGACTCGCTGGACAGGCATTTCCTGTGGGCGGGGCCAATCTTCCAGCCAGGAAccccacttcctgtctctgagCGGCGCCACGTCTGGACCGGCTCGTTCATGTCAAACCAAACTTCCTGCTGGTGGAGCGACGTGAAAACGTCTGACCTGAATGAAgccacggtggtggcagcagcatgctgAGGGGTTTAGTTTAGACAGATACAAGGTTCCATATTGATaagaataaatcaattaatttttgtttaaaaagttcataattcattttatttgctttatttattttgaaatgttttgaacttcctgtgttaaatattaagaatttaaagtttgaggaTTTGTTCTTATATTATTATATGACTGGAAAATGATCTCAGAACAgcattattgtttatcacgaTAACTTCTGGGATGATTTATCGTCTAGTAATGTTTATTGTAACAGGGCAGTGAGGAGGCTGCAGCTTTAACTAGGACAGTTGCACAAAACATGAATCATAATTTatgcagctttgtttttatcGTATAAAATCAATTAAGCTGCTGAATCTGATGTTTGGTGTCAGAAAAGCCCATAATGTTTGAAGCTTCAGAAGAACCGGTTCCCTGTGAGGTTTACGGCTCCGTCGGGTTTCTGACCCAACGCTGGAGCACCAACAGAAACAAcccagcaataaaaaaacaaatacaggccTGGCATGGTAACTAATGTTGCTGGGCGATAAACcgtcccagaagttatcgtgataaacgataattttgctgttttgagatcattttcagtAACATGATGAAGTCAGAACACATTCTGACATTTCACCTGCTAATCAGCATCGAACACAGGAAcagaaagacatttaaatatccaaaacagacaacaaataaaatcaattatgaattctctgtaaacaaaaattaccttaaaaaagcattagttgagaccaaaacaccaaactaaaacttttatcatccagtttgttgtagaaaaagaaaaatgataaatcataaaaatggaaattgagaattttttaatcatgtgattaaaacatttataaaaagttGATGGATGAAACCAGAACCAACCGGTCCAGTACCAGCAACTGGACCTGCTCAGCAGATGAAACCATACAGTTtggaaaatagaaattaaaatatagattttaccTTCACAAACGACTCATTGTAAAGGATTATATAAAAGTTTTGGTCAGAAAACTTGTCTTTATTTGCTGGTTTTCTTTCTCGTAGGAATAAAGTTTGTGGAGTATTTCTGAAAGTctgctgccccctagtggcccaacaaatccctgcaggaccagatttatttaaattgtttatttaaggcagaaaaatgggaacatttgtttaaaacaggTTGGATGGTGATGGAGAGTTACGGCCAGAcgaagaaataaaactgaggacaaagtcagaatattaagagaagaataaaagttatatttcaataattatattttgagaATGAAGTAATATGACTATTATCGCAATACTGCAACTTTATGATTGCATCATTTTGACTATTGtcttaattttatgactttagtGCCACTAACTTCTCATaatactgaatattttatattgaatTTATTCTCAACTTTGACTATTCTCGTAaaataatatgattttattcttctttagTCTCGTAATATGAATTTATGAATTGTATTACTTTAGcctcataattttttttgactttattttcataatgtgTCTTTATCctttaatttgattgttttatgtTCTTGCTGTGGCcctcattgtttctgttttctctcattctttatttttctcacacaGTGAGTATAGAAGCTCGATTTGCTCGCCGTCTTGGAATCCCGGCCTGCAgggaaacaaagatggcggtaAAACCTGGAGCTGAACCGTCTGCCTGATGGTGTTTTCGGCTCTCACCGTCCGGGCGTCTCCAGGATCAGCGGGATGCCGTCCAGCCGCGGCTCGTTGACGGCGTCCCGGAACGCCGAGAGCCCGATGTTTCCTCTCCCGATGTCTTCATGCCGGTCCAGGTTGCAGCCCAGCTTCCCTGCAGAGAGCAGCAAGTAAAACCAACAAACATCTTGGTTATAAAACGgtaattaatggggaaaaacaaGTGGAAGTAAATCTCACTAAAACTGAAGTTATAGTTATGATATCCTTTGTTTTATTGGTTATGAATCGATTTATCAGCCTTTTGAATTGAtgtgaaatttatattttcccCCACAGAAGAAGTTTACAGCATTCATGCAAGACGGCAAAAGTTTGGAGAAAACGATaagatttttttagaaatgttatcTTCTGTTAAGTATTCATTTCCAATCGGTGCATATATAATCACTTtgccttcatttttaaaaaattaatcagcgtatggaaaaactaaaactactgcTGTGCCTaagaagaaacaacaataactaattaataaaaactagcaaacactgtaaaaactaattaaaacaaactgaaataaactgtaAAGTTAAATTGTGATGGAAAACTCAGAATTATTGTAATTTAGAATCAAAGACATCGCAGGTTTTTCCAGCTGCACCTTTGGAGTCGTTCAGGTGAACCGCTCTCAGGTAGCGAAGCCCGACCTCCTGATCAAATTgatccaacatggccgccacgCCGCCGTCTGCTGCCAGGTCGTGACCTTCCCAGAAGAAAcggaaaaaatctgaaaggttttgATCTCGTGCCTCTGCTGAGGGGAAGTGGAGGAGAGTTACCTGCAGCGAAGGCGTGGCAGGTGTCCAGACACACCCCCACTCTGCTCCGGTCCCTGACCCGGTCAATGATCCGCCGCAGCTCACAGAACCGACCCCCCACTGTGCTGCCCTGACCGCTCATGTTCTCCAACACTGAGCCACAAAGAAACTAAGAGTTTATGTCCAGTTTATGAAGCCAATGTCTCagtacacttcaaataagacaaaactaacttaaagaGTAACTTTTCAGGGAGATACAGGAgtttaaagtcaataaatccttaatattgatgaaaacgttttaGTTCCactgagattatttcactcataacatggacataatatttacacataaattaaattatatatatattatacacTATACGGAAATACTTGGTTAGTTTTAGTGTTTTGCAGTGCTTTTCGTGTTGATTGTCGCCTCGTTGTGCAGCAGAACCAGCTCTGATCTTTTTGTGCTGGTTGTTGCTCCGTACCTGTGACCACAGCAGGAGTTTGCTGGTGAGCGTGGTTGATGGCTGCGGCGATCTTGTCCAGGCACTGCTGGGTGCTGATGGCGCCCAGCGAGGATCCGGGGTGGAAGTTGTAGAGGCGGAGGCCGAGGCGGCTGCAGCGGCTCAGCTCGTCCACCAGCAGGGCGCGGCTCTTCTCAGACACGTCTGCAGCGGAGCGCAGCGCAAAGTCAGAGGACCGGCCGACCCGAGGCGACCGGCTCGCTGAAGGACAAACCGTCTTTGGGCGATCCGCAGTTCATCAGGTAGGAGCCGTGAGGCAGGATGTGATCCGGGTCGAAGCCGAGCGCGGAGCATTTCTCCTGGAACCGATCTGCAGCGGCCGGGTCCAGCGCCGGCCTCTTCCACGAGCGCTGAGAGCCCAGAAACAGAGCGAAGGCGCCGGCGCCCAGCGCCGCGCTGGACTCCACCGCCTTCCAGATCCCTCCTGCAGAGAGAGCACCAGCAGACGAGGTTATCCGGATTTATCTCTTTTCCTCACTTCCTTCTCCTACTACTGTCCCATTTGCACAATCTGCTGTTATTTAAACTGTtaactttctgtttcctgtcaggAAAAGGCGTCGGATGAGATGTTGCTGCCATCAGTTAATTGTTCTCCCTCTGCTGCTGTTGACCTGAAACTGGActgaattcattaaaaaaaatactctgctGTAGGAAGTCAAGTTTACCTTGAATACCAACATGAGCTCCgatgtatttgttgtttatcCTGATCCTCCTTCGTCtgtttcctccctcctcctcctcggttTCATCTCCCAAACCttcacttttccttttcctgtctGCTGCCATCCTGTCAAGGAAAAGTTAGGACTTGAAATCACAGCTACAGATCTGCCTTTGTGATTTTAGTTCTTGCCCAAATGATCTGAGGTGTACGGAAGAatattagggccactgaaaaaaaatgaaatctgactttaatcttagAAATATGAGAGAAAAGATGgaattctgatttttaatattgtatttgtGGTGTTCAATGTATGATTATGAGCAAAAAAGTAAATTCTTTGGCTACATTTTTAATTAGGGGGTTAAATGCatcattttgtggaaaaaaatgtcattccGAGATTAAACCagaattctgacaaaaaaaaagt contains:
- the si:ch211-141o9.10 gene encoding probable endonuclease 4 isoform X2 translates to MAADRKRKSEGLGDETEEEEGGNRRRRIRINNKYIGAHVGIQGGIWKAVESSAALGAGAFALFLGSQRSWKRPALDPAAADRFQEKCSALGFDPDHILPHGSYLMNCGSPKDDVSEKSRALLVDELSRCSRLGLRLYNFHPGSSLGAISTQQCLDKIAAAINHAHQQTPAVVTVLENMSGQGSTVGGRFCELRRIIDRVRDRSRVGVCLDTCHAFAAGHDLAADGGVAAMLDQFDQEVGLRYLRAVHLNDSKGKLGCNLDRHEDIGRGNIGLSAFRDAVNEPRLDGIPLILETPGRPGFQDGEQIELLYSLCEKNKE
- the si:ch211-141o9.10 gene encoding probable endonuclease 4 isoform X1 codes for the protein MMAADRKRKSEGLGDETEEEEGGNRRRRIRINNKYIGAHVGIQGGIWKAVESSAALGAGAFALFLGSQRSWKRPALDPAAADRFQEKCSALGFDPDHILPHGSYLMNCGSPKDDVSEKSRALLVDELSRCSRLGLRLYNFHPGSSLGAISTQQCLDKIAAAINHAHQQTPAVVTVLENMSGQGSTVGGRFCELRRIIDRVRDRSRVGVCLDTCHAFAAGHDLAADGGVAAMLDQFDQEVGLRYLRAVHLNDSKGKLGCNLDRHEDIGRGNIGLSAFRDAVNEPRLDGIPLILETPGRPGFQDGEQIELLYSLCEKNKE